One Coffea eugenioides isolate CCC68of chromosome 2, Ceug_1.0, whole genome shotgun sequence genomic window, CAAATTGACTAAGTTAAAGGGCGTATCCATGGTGACTATCACACTTTGTAATTGGGTTGACTGATTTAGGAATGAACTATTTGTGATTGTACCATTGCCTGCTCATTTTGTGTCACCGTAGATTAGCATTAAATTGCCCCGATTTTAGAAGATTAAATGCGGAAGGACTAAGCTGGTGTTTGAAGTATTTCTGTATATTTTGCCACTAATATTATTTTGAATGGACTTGAGTGGTTTGAATTCAAGCAATTGGGTGCATGTCAAGGGGTTTTTCTTCGCTGTAAAAGGATTGGAGTGTAGAGAAATCACTGGTATTAGAAAGTGAATCAATAATGGTGAAGTTGTACATACCATTCAGTTGGTGATCTGTATTGTGGCAAATTTTTATTGGTTCTTCATAAGCTAAGGCACAGACTCCAGTGTCAAATTTCTTAATTATGTCTGTTGCCTTAAATTACTGCAGAtgatgaagaaagagaaaagcTTGCTAAAGAGATTTCAAAAGATTGGAATTCTGGTAAGAGCTTTTAAGATCTCTCGTTCAGTTATCTCAATTCGGTAATTCTATCCTCATCTTGTTCACTTCCTTGCTAACTGCATCCAGTATTTGAGAGGAGCATAAACACATTGTTTCTGACTGAAATGGTCCGTGGTTTGAGTTTGACGATGAAGTACTTCTTTGAGAAGAAAGTTACTGTAagttctttccttttctttttcttcctacTTTATCTGCTCTTTGTCCTCCCTTTCCTCCTCTTTAAACAAAGACTCTCCATCAACAGGCTAGAAAATTTGGTTAGTATACAAAGCAGATGAGATCTGTCTTTTGAACCTCCCCTTCACCACACCCAGAATAAAGGAGAAATGTTAAAACCAGGACATATGAATGAGTCAGCAGCTGACAAGCCCCCCTCTTCTTTGCTGGATTACTTTGTATCCATGGTTAATGACAACGGCTTTTCTGATTTCCACACCCTCTCTTTCGTGGCAGTTTTGTTTTTCCTAGAATTGGTCTAATATTTCAACCTTCTCCTTGAAGCCCTTCCTTAATGGCAAGAAAGGTTTATTATTGCTTTTACTTAAGTACTCAAATGGTACCACTTGATTCTCATGGTTTAAGGGTTTGTTTCTGGGCATGTTCTTTTGGTACTTGTATGGCCTTGAAATTGATTTGGACTGTAATTTATGACTTATTTTGTTTTCAGATCAACTATCCATTTGAGAAGGGTCCATTGAGCCCTCGTTTTCGTGGTGAACATGCTCTCCGACGTTATCCAACCGGAGAGGAACGTTGCATTGCTTGTAAACTTTGTGAAGCTGTACGTACTTCATCCTTACTGACTCTCGTATGTGTGAAAATTCTTTTGTTGTTATTATTCCCTATACTCTTATGCATTTATGTCCTTGTTAGATCAATGATCATGATGACTgttaaacttttgaaaacttaatTGGCTTACCATGACACATGTTTGTGCAGTTCTTTAGTGTAAGTCACATTAGCTAGGTCTTAGTGTGCCTGGGCTTCATGGGGATAATGCTTGTTGAGAATGCTTGTGATTTGGGTTTGTGTATGGTAGTCATTGAATTTCATTTTTGCTCGAACCTGGTGTAGAGGCTTTGAGCATTTCACATACCTGGACCTTTTGATTGCTTACATGGATGTGTGGGTATTAGTTCTCCATCACCGTAGTTTACACTGGAAcctgatctttttttttttttctttttccgtttCCAGTTCAATAGAAATGTTAAGCATCCTTGGATTTTTGTTCTTTCACGTGCCTTGCTAGTGTTTGTTTATATTATTACTCTTTCATTCGTGACAGATATGCCCAGCTCAAGCAATCACAATAGAGGCAGAAGAAAGAGAAGATGGGAGCCGTCGAACAACTAGGTATGACATTGACATGACAAAGTGCATCTATTGTGGATTTTGCCAAGAAGCTTGCCCGGTTGATGCCATTGTTGAAGGGCCCAACTTTGAGTTTGCCACTGAGACTCACGAGGTTAGTAAAAACATCTGCCATCAATAGCTGAGACAACCCCTCTGATAGAAATGGTGAATGAGATGTTCTGTTTTATAGGAACTCTTGTATGACAAGGAAAAGCTGCTTGAGAACGGAGACCGGTGGGAAACTGAGATTGCAGAAAATCTCAGGTCGGAAAGCCTTTATCGCTGAGTTGGGCTGGTCATTTTCATACGTAGTTATGTGAAAATGGATAAGTTGGTACTCATATTTTGAGGTTATGAGATAAAAGGGGGGCTTGCTTATTAATAGACAATTTTCAGTCTTTGATTGTGATATAAATTCAGTTCTCTTTTCCCCCAAACTGCTCTGTTCCTACATCTTGAAACCTAGATGGTAAGGCGTGAGAATAAACTTCAAATTGATTTTTGAATGTTGGCTTTGCTACCAAGTCTTCTCACGCAATATGCTCTTGAAGTACGCCTGTTTAGTGGTGTATTTTGAAGCCCAACTGGTATGGCTACCAAGGGTAATCAAGGAACAAATCTGTATTTGTTTGACATTACAGCTCATCAGTCAAAGCTCTACATTTTTTTTACCACATCAGTGTCTCGTGTGGTTTAGACCTCTGGACATCTATATATATTCGGCTGTCATATTATTTCCAACCACTTCCCTGGAATCAAAAGCTTTTCTAGTGCTTGTTACTCGTAAAAAATCTCAATTATGTGAACTTCttccctctttaagaaaaatttcaCGCTGTAGACAAACCGGGAAAAAAGGAAAGTTAAAGTTGCAGTaccctttcttgtggtttttcGCTTTCCGGTTGCTCTTCTGCATTTGCCAATCAAAATTTAAGCGGCTGAGGTAAAAACCACTCAAATGGGCCgagcataatttttttttttactagaaACGTTAGATGATTTCATTGATATGTTGTAATCTATACAATTGTTGTGCAAAGGTCAAAATGACTTTACAAGTGCACCTTGGCACTAAGAGTGTAGCCACTCTTCGTCAAAAGAAATGCTTAATGCATGCATGTTAACTAAATCAACCCTTTCCTCTGTTAAGTTAGTGGACAAAACGAATGAGCATTCCGTAAACATTGAGCACAAATTTCTGATGTCCTCCAAGTGAGAGCATAATGAAGATGCTTTGTTTTGAAGTGTAAAGCTTTTAGAGATGGCGATTTGGGTTACTAGAAATGGGGCGGTCTAGGTTCAAGTGAgactcaagaaaaaaaaaaaaaaatccccatATATAAAGTCTTTTCAATCAAAAGTGCTTAATTTTTCACATTTACTACATATAGTGATGATGGAAATCGGTGCACATTGATTTACAGTTAAATTCAGACCGGTATTTATAAGATTGTGAAATTTGATTGATATTTATTGGgttgtaaaattttttaataagaaTGTACGAGGTTCATGATTTTATAAAACAAAACATATTACTATATCAATAAGTTTGTAATAAGGAtgttttttttcatattttctttttcaaattttttttaaaaagtataaTTTAACTATTTCCCGTTCAAATAGCTGGTTTAGAACTTTACGTGCCTTTCAGAGGTAGAGTGAAATTAAGTGAGATCTTGGGGAGCGTTGTGTAAATTATCCTATTTTGGTGGGTTGCTGAATGTAATTCACAGTGAGACGTACCAGCACAAAGCCCTGAGAAAACCTTTTTTGACTACAATATACACTGCACCAACGCTATCCCCACCTCTAGCTTGGAATACCCCTAGCCTCCGTCATTTGACGGCTTTTTGGCATTCCGATTCACGGCGCCGCTGACGACGTGGGGTTTTTACAAAGTAAACAAGTACCACAACTAAACCtaaaagaggaagaaagaaaatatgGCGGAAGAGGCCGTGCTCAGATATCTGGAGAAGAACGAAGAGATATCCGACTCCGGCGAGTTCGCGGAGGATCGAGGTTTGAGCCATGACGACATCGTCAACATTATTAAGAGCCTCAACGGATTCAGACTTGTTGATGCTCAGGTATGAATTCccattttatgtttattatctGTAAAAACAAATGCATGCTTggcgcttttttttttttttttgatggcGAAGAcgctttttttttaattaggtATTTAGGTCATTGGAACTTGAGATGAACGGAATTGATATTTACTCCAATTGATTGAGAATAAAGAAAGATCGAGAGACAGTTCTATCTGTTGATTGCTCAAATGATGAAGTTTAAGAGAAATGTACCTTATAAAATCAGTTTAGTTTTGGGGATTTCAATTGAGATATTCAAGCTGGCAAAATACTTTATAAAAGGCagctccaatttttttttctttgggttGGCATTTTCTGACTCTTTTAGTTATCGTAGCTTGTCAATTATCACCTTTTCAGATTCCTTATCTGCTTTTGGCCTAATGTTCTGCAAAAAATTTGTGGagcaaattttgttttttcttcttgttaATTTTGAATTACAGGAAATTGTTCTGGTTATATTGTGATGATGATCATTTTAATATGCCAAAGGTAGGTGGATTTAGGCATGTGTATCTGCCATTTTAGTTTTAAGTGCCTGAGTTGCTTGTTAAGCAGTACCTTTTTTAAGCTTGCCAAAAAATTGTCTAATTGAGGTTTATGAACTTAAATCTTAGGGATTTTACTTTAGCTGCATGCCAATTGTGCAGGATATTAAGAAGGAGAGATGGGTGCTCACGGATGAGGGAAaaaagtatgctgaagctggaTCTCCCGAAGTCCAACTCTTCTTGGCTATACCAGCGGAGGGTATTGCACGGGAAGACTTGCAGGTTGTCAAACATTATTTGATTACATATTTTGGGTGCTTTCTGCATTGGTCTTGCGCTACTGTGCTTGACATTATTCGTATTCTACAGTCCTTTTATGTTTTCTTCCCATGCatgtctttctttctctcttttttttatacTGATTTTACaatcaaattcctgcaaaacCCTATATTTTCTGTTACTTGACCTAGAGCTTATAGGTTTGGAGTTTGATCCTGCTGTATGGAGTGAATTTTGCTTTGGTGCTTTATGTCTTCAAGACATTCGTTTCTTGGTTTGACCCTTATAGGAAACAGTAACTTCAGTTGTCACTCCTATAGTATCGTTGTGAAGCAACTTCAAAGTTCTGGCACCAACAAAAACCAACCAAGCTGCAACTATGACATTCTGATCTGAATTTTGGTCCTTTTTTGGGTCTACTTAACTATGGAAGATATGCTTGTGAAATGGGATATCCGTATGTGCAGAAAAAGCTGGAGTCCTCTATTTTCAAGATCGGTTCCCAGCAGGCCATAAAGAATAAATGGATCGAGATGGGAAAGTCACAAGTTTCCAGAAAGGTAACAATTAGATTGGCATGGAACAATTGTGAATTACATGGCTGTCAATTTATTTTCAACTTTATGCTATATTTCCTGATAACAATATCACCATTGAGTCCAAGAGAAGGGCCAGTGTTAATGACCACCCCTATACTTAGGTTCTAATAGGTGTATCTGCATCTAAAAACTATTTGAcatttatttgaaattattagTTGTGGAAGTAAAAGATAAGGTCTATAGTCTGTATCGGCTTCTATTGTTGATTGTGGATCGTTATGTTTTGTCTTATTCAATGTACTGCAGGTTCAGCATGTTGGGGATAAAGTTAAATTTTTACTTTTACGGATCCAAAATGCACTAGTAAAAATTATTAAATGTGGAAGTAAAAGATAAGATCTATAGTCTCTGTCAGCTTCTGTTGTTGATTGCGAACCCTTATGTTTTTGTCTTATTCAACACTTTGCAGGTTCAGCAAGTTGaggataaaattaaaattttacttCTACAGATCCAAAATGGAGAGGTATTTAGTATTTTCAATAGTTTTAGATTGGTATTTCGTGCATTTAATAGTTTTTGGATTTTCTGTTCCTCCTCCCTTGGTGAATTAGTTGCTTCCATTTTCATTTGCCATTTACCTATCCAAATAGTGCTTTAAGCTGCAAGAACAGGATTTGTTCTAGCCTATCTTAGTAAAATTACATTGGTTTGAACTATTAGTTCTTGTGTAAGTTGACAACATACCGTCAAATGATTAACAATGTACTGTATAGTCATGGT contains:
- the LOC113761068 gene encoding NADH dehydrogenase [ubiquinone] iron-sulfur protein 8, mitochondrial translates to MASILARKSLAAFRARQLAAAGQAWQDPSRFALVNRSRTFATKHSFSTDKDDEEREKLAKEISKDWNSVFERSINTLFLTEMVRGLSLTMKYFFEKKVTINYPFEKGPLSPRFRGEHALRRYPTGEERCIACKLCEAICPAQAITIEAEEREDGSRRTTRYDIDMTKCIYCGFCQEACPVDAIVEGPNFEFATETHEELLYDKEKLLENGDRWETEIAENLRSESLYR